The genomic interval CATTAAATATAACGTTTTTAACCATGAaaggaaaatatttttatgcatGGTCAAGGGAAATTTGAGTAAAAAACGTATTTAGTATACAAATTACTGAAAAGGTATTCGTTCATTATTTACATTCAAAATAActcataattcaaataattaaagtttGCTCATCTCATTAGTATCTTAAACAAACTCGggcattattttattaaatatatatatatatatatataagtatatatatatataagaataaagataaatggatcgtgatggtcacataaaaagaaagagaagttGAGTTCAATTACGTGTAacataaaaatagagaaaaaaacagacatgtcaaatataaaagaaatgacACTTCAAtcattatcaaaattaatataacaaaatgATTCATATCCATTCAAATGAAACTCTAGTGCATATCTCAAGCATTTAGAAGTAACAGCATAAAGAAAGCAAAATGATTACAAGAGTactcaaacaaaaaaacaagaaagaaGACCGAACAACGAGCATAAAACAATAAAGTAGAGAATATTcgaaatcaaaatcaaatacttAGTCTAAAGAAGAACGATTTGACGCACACGAAAACATTTTAGAGAGGTCTTTACAAAACACTAAACGGTAGCGACGAAAATTGATTTCCAAAAGTTTCAACTTCTTCCACCTTTCAGATATTTTTCCTGAAGAATTTATTGGGTTGCCACCTAATTGGGAGATTGAgttctctatagacttggttccTAACACTCATCCCATATCTATACCTCCTAATAGTATGGCCCCAGCAGAAGTTAAGGAGTTAAGGAAGCAACTTCAAGATCTTCTTGATAAGGATTTTATTCGCCCAAGTTCTTCTCCTTTGGAAGCACcaatattatttgtaaagaagaaaGATAGATCCATGAGGTTGTGTGTAGATTATAGGCAGTTGAATAAAGTATCTGTAAAGAATAAATACCATTTGCCAAACATTGATGAGTTGTTTGACCAACTTCAAGGAGCTCAATGTTTTTCTAGGAATGATTTGCTGTTGGGGTATCACCAGTTGAAGATTAAGAGGGATGATATAACGAAGACAGTTTTCGCACGCGTTTTGGAAATTATTAATTTCTGGTTATGTTCTTTAGGCTTACTAATGCCCCAGCAGAATTCATGGATTTGATGAATCGcgtttttaaaccattcttggATCAATTCGTGAttgtgttcattgatgatatccTTGTTTATTCCTAGAGTAAAGAAGAACACGAGCGATAATTGAGGTTGGTTTTGCAAACCATAAGAGATCAATAATTATATGCCAAATTCTCTAAAGATCAGTTTTGGCTAGATAGTGTGGCATTTTTAGGTCATGTTGTGTTTAAGAATGGAATAAGTGTTGATCCAAGTAAGGTGGAAGCAGTGCAGAATTGGCCCAAACCTACCACAGTAAAGGAGATTCAGAGTTTTCTTGGTTTAGCTGGTTATTATCGACGTTTAGTGAAGGATTTCTCAAAGATTGCATCTTCGTTGACTAGGTTGACCCAGAAGAAAGTTGAGTTTCGTTGGACTAACGCATGTGAGGAAAGCTTTCAAAAATTCAAGGAGTACTTGACGTCAACACCTATTTTGGTATTACCTCTAAGTGGTGAAAGTTAtgcagtttattgtgatgcttctagAGTTGGTCTCGGTTGTGTAATATGCAAGAAGGTTAGGTTATTGCATATGCATCTAGACAACTCAAGAGGCATGATGTGAACTATcccacacatgatttggaaatggcTGCAGTGATTTTTGCTCTTAAGATTTAGAGACACTATCTATATGGTAAAACTTGCGAGATTTTATACCAATCATAAAATTCTTAAGTATATCTTTCAACAAcgagatttaaatttaagacaaagaaGGTGGATGGAACTTttgaaagattatgattgcACAATGTTATACCAATTAGGGAAGGCAAATGTTGTTGCAGTTACTTTCAGTAGGAAATCCATGGACAGTCTCGCTCATATAGCAGGAGTAAAGAGACCAATAGTTAACGAATTtcaagaagttgttgaaagtgGAATTCAATTTGAACTTGGTCATTCGAGGTTATTTTTAACGCACGTACAAATTCGTCCAACCATAATTGATGATATCAAGGAAGCTCAAACGAGTTCCTAATGAAGATCGGAGCGACTCCCAAAATTGAGCAGTTAATTGAGTCCCACGGTCAGAAATAATAAACACTAGTAAACAATGCAAAGAGACAATTTCATCTAAATAAAGTTTAGCATATTGGAATGCATTATAAGTAGTCTTCACATGCAAGAATCGTGTAGATTTGGTCAACTGATTTCTAATCACTAACATGGAGTCATAACCTTTTTGGGTTCGTGGTAATCCTGTGACAAAATCCATAGTGATGTgttcccacttccattcaggtatttcAACAGGTTGAAGTAATCATGCAGGCTTTTGATGTTCAACCTTTACTTGTTGACTCACTAAGCACTTATAGACAAAATATGCTATGTCTCTATTCATCCCTTCCCACCAATACAATTCTCCCAAATCTTGATACATCTTGTTACAACCTAGGTGAATAGTATACGAAGAATGATGAGCTTCCTCTAAAATTTTCCTCCTTAAGCCCCCAATATTTGGAACACACAATCGAAACTTCAACCTCAATAGACCATCAGAATCAACTAAAAAATACGAAATTTTACCAATCTGAACATTATTTACCATATTCACCAAGTATGAGTCTTGACTTTGAGCTTGCTTCATATCATCAACTATGGTTGGACGAATTTGTACATGGACTAAAAGTAACCTCAAATAATCAAGTTCATATTGAATTCCACTTTCAACAATGGCCTCTTTATTTCTGCTATATGAGAGACTACCCATAGATTTCCTACTCAAAGCATCTTCAACAACATTTTCCTTCCCGGAGTGGTAAAAGATTGTgcaatcataatctttcaagAGCTTCATCCATCTTCTTTCTCGTAAATTTAAATCTCGTTGTTGAAAGGTATACTTAAGACTTTAATGGTCGGTATAAATCTCACAAGTTTCACCATATGGATAATGTCTTCAAATCTTTATTCCAAATCATGTGTCGGATAGTTTACCTCGTGCCTCTTGAGTTGTCTAGATCAATATGCAATAAACTTACCTTAATGCATAAGTACACAACCGAGACCAACTCTAGAAGCATAAAAATATAATGCCTAACGTTCACCACCTAGGGGTAATGCCAAAATAGGTGTTGACGTCAAATActcttttaatttatgaaaGCTTTCCTCACATGCATCGGTCCACCGAAACTCAACTTTCATCTAGGTCAACCTAGTCAACGAATATGCgacttttgaaaaatcattcaaaaaacgTCGATAAAAGCCAGCTAACCCAAGAAAACTCTGAATCTCCTTTACTATGGTAGGTCTTGGCCAATTCTGCACTGCTTCCACCTTACTTGGATCAACACTTATTTCATTCTTAGACACAACATGATCTAAAACTGTCACACTATCAAGCCAAAACTGACATTTAGGGAATTTGacatataattgtttatctctTAAGGTTTGCAAAACAAACCTCAATTGTCGCTCGTGTTCTTCTTTACTTTTGGAATAAACTAggatatcatcaatgaacacaaTCACGGTTTGATCCAAGAATGGTTTTAAAATGTgattcatcaaatccataaaaGTTGTTAGGGCATTAGTAAGACAAAAAGAcaaccaaaaattcataatatatataacgCGTGCGCAAAGCTGTCTTCATTATATCCTCTCTCTTAATATTCAACCGGTGATACCCCAACCACAACAATTTTAGAAAAGCATTGGGCTCCTTGAAGTTGAACAAACAACTCATCAATGCGGGGTAACATgtatttattctttatatttacTTTATTCAACTGTCTATAATAGTCTACACATAACTGcatagatccatctttcttctttacaaataaGACTTGTGCTCCCCAAGGAGACGAACTTGGGCGAATAAAACCCTTATTAAGAATATCTTAAAGTTGCTCCCTTAACACCTTAAGTTGTGTTGGGGCTACACGATAAGGAGGTATGGATATGGGATGAGTGTTAGAAACCAAGTCTATACATAACTCAATCTCCCCATCAGATGGCAACACAAGAAGTTCTTCAAGAAAAACATCTGGAAATTCACATGCTATTTGAATTTTTTCCAATTTCTCCTTATCCACTTGTGTACCCCTTACCAAGGCTAAGTACTCTTGACAAACTCTTCTCATTAACCTGCTAGCTCTTAAGGCTGGGATTTGGTTGTGTGGTACCCAACAACTTTCTCCTTGAAACGAGAAGACAGATTGTCCCAGTATCTCAAATTTCACCATTTTGTTATGACAATCCAAAGTGACCTGATGCAAAGCAAACCAATCTATACTCAAAATCACATCAAAATCTACCAAGTCAGTAACTTCTAAATCTACTGGCTACACCTTGCCTTCAATAGCTATATCACAAAAGCGACACATTGACTTAGCAAGCAAATTTTCTCCACCAGGTGTAGCCACAATTAAAGCTTCTTCTAGAAAAGATGAACATTTACAAAGTCGAGTAGCAAACCTCGAGGATGCAAAAAGAATGTGTAGCTccaagataaaacaaaacatgaccATCTTTGGAACAAATAGAAAGTATACATGTAACTACTGCATTGGATGGCTGAGCATCATGATGAGTCAAAGCAAACTCTCGAGCCTGACCTCTTCCTGTTGGTATCTGACCTCTACCACCAATTCCTCTTCCTCCCTTCTGTCAAAAACTCTCGGGCCTAGACTTTCCCAGTTGTCAAAAAAGGATAATAACTTAGTTAGCCACCGCAAATTCCAAAACTTTAGCTTTCACCAATTAACAAAAAACAATTATCAATTGTTCACCACCACAACAATCCAAACCGATGTTACCGAGCAATTTGCAAAAAGGATAATTAACCAGCAACTACCACTGAATTGTTAGAAGGTTCCAGAAAAGTTCTGATGAATTTGTAGGAAAGTGAATTCAGTCATACaaaattttctttcaattattagattttataaaaatactattatgaaTCAATTCCAAAATGATAGCTAACAAGTTTGTCACCTCATTATGGCCAATCCACCTGGCTTGAGTATCCTTCTCATCTCTTTGAAAACATTAAGAGGCTTTGTTAGGTAATCAACACTAACCTGCAAGACAGATCCAATTTTCACACTTTTAATGGCTGAATTATATGCTAAGCAAGAAGTTAGACACAATATTAATAACCATATCCTAACAAGTATCAACCAATAGCATGCACCACTAGCACTAGTTTCCAGcaccaaaattaaatatacGAAGAGGCATTTTACCACATTAGTGATGATGTTGAACGAATTATCTTCAAATGGGAGTGTAGGGTTCACATTTAAGTCTTGTACGACATCGTCAGTGAGGACCTACAGCAGCAACATACAACTTCTATTAGTAATGCCAGACTTGTTTCTCTTGCATATTAGAAACATTAAAAATCTTGAAGTGCAGCCATGTCATTACTTTAGAATTGAATTACACTGCTACTATAGAGCTAATTTTTACCAAACAGAGCCTTAAACTtgatttaaaaatgatttattcCATAAAGTTATATAGTCAATTAGATAAAACAAGTaactaatgaaaaataattaactaaccAATTTGACTAAACTAATAATAGGTAAGTTTGAAAAGAGTGAAGAAGCAATATATAAGTATAATTCTTGTTTATTGAATAAAACTGAATTACTCATCATAGCGCTGGAAATCCTGCTCTTCAAAGGGGAACTGTCATGGCCATTCAACATTGTTGAGTATCTAGAAAAGGGAATAATGATtagaataaaaattgaaaaatggaatgaaataaAGAAGATGGTATGAGAGAGTAGACCTGATCGACAAAAGGACCAACGGTTATTCTGGCAGATGCAATGAAAGATTTGACACCAGAAATAGAAAGAGACATAGGAATAAAGTGAGAGAAGAATGAAGATGCTCCAAAGCTCAATAAAATGCGACGAGGAGCTTTATTCATTGTACTGCAATTGTTTATTAAAGAACAAGAACAATAACAACGTGACATCTTAAGTGGTAATCTAAGTCCAAAAAAATTGGTCATTTTCATGAATATGTTACAACTTTGCAACACAAAACTAGAACAGGAATAGGAACCTTCATTCATAAGTGAGTGATTTACATGCACATTACTTGCCTGCCTTCTTAGCCTCATACTTCTTTCATCAATATTGGGCTGCTCCGAGGGCCTACCAGATGCAAAGTGAAGATTTATGAAAATACGTGTATGCAAAGCAAAGCAATCCAATCCAATCTCACTAAAACACCATATCTGGAACCAAAGCAAATGtttagaaaacaaaacacacaatttaagttgaaatttagaagaaaattaagaaattaccTGAAATTGCGCTTAGGATTTTCCAGATATAGGTTAGGGTTCCTGCGATTTGAAAGAGAAATTAAGAAATGAGAAACGATTGAAGCTGATTAGGGTTCATCCGATTTGGGGGAGAAACTGAGAGAAGGGCGAGAacgaagatgaagaagaaagagaaTGGAGGCTGAGAGACGAGAGTGAAGGTGAGGCCACGACAGTGAGTGTGAGGGTAAGAAAACAGTGATGCGGCGGCGAAGACAAGTTCCAGGGAGAGGGTTAGGGAAAATAAAGAAG from Cicer arietinum cultivar CDC Frontier isolate Library 1 chromosome 5, Cicar.CDCFrontier_v2.0, whole genome shotgun sequence carries:
- the LOC101491972 gene encoding uncharacterized protein — translated: MRLRRQVLTDDVVQDLNVNPTLPFEDNSFNIITNVVSVDYLTKPLNVFKEMRRILKPGGLAIMRTFLEPSNNSVVVAG